A portion of the Sus scrofa isolate TJ Tabasco breed Duroc chromosome 5, Sscrofa11.1, whole genome shotgun sequence genome contains these proteins:
- the CAPRIN2 gene encoding caprin-2 isoform X15, whose translation MKDLLSKLLNSGYFESIPVPKTAKEKEVSLEEEMLIKSEKKKQSLKTESVKESESLLELAQPEIQPQEFLNRRYMTEVDYSSKQGEEQSWETDYARKPNLPKCWDMLTEPDGQEKKQESFKSWESSVKHQEVSKPAVSLEQRKQEIPKLRSTLQEEQKKQDISKTKPTPSQWKQETPKSKVGYIQEEPKKQETPKPWPVQLQKDQDPKKQTPKSWTPSLQSEQDITKSWTTPMCEEQDSRQSETPKSWENNVESQKHPLTPQSQISPKSWGVAAASLIPNDQLLPRKFNTEPKDVPKPMHQPVGSSSTLPKDPVLRKEKLQDLMTQIQGTCNFMQESILDFDKPSSAIPSSQPPSATPGSPVASTEQNLSNQSDFLQEPLQAAASPVTCSSNACLVTTDQASSGSETEFMTSETPEAAVPSSKQPSSLASPNPPMSKGSEQGFQSPPASSSSVTINTAPFQAMQTVFNVNAPLPPRKEQEIKESPYSSGYNQSFTTASTQTPPQCQLPAIHVEQTVLSQETAASYPDGTIQVSNGSLAFYPAQTNVFPRPSQPFVNSRGSVRGCTRGGRLLTNSYRSPGGYKGFDTYRGPPSISNGNYSQLQFQAREYPGTPYSQRDNFQQCYKRGGTSGGPRANSRAGWSDSSQVSSPERDNETFNSGDSGQGDSRSMTPVDVPVTNPAATILPVHVYPLPQQMRVAFSAARTSNLAPGTLDQPIVFDLLLNNLGETFDLQLGRFNCPVNGTYVFIFHMLKLAVNVPLYVNLMKNEEVLVSAYANDGAPDHETASNHAILQLFQGDQIWLRLHRGAIYGSSWKYSTFSGYLLYQD comes from the exons AGTCTCTTTTGGAACTTGCACAGCCAGAGATACAACCACAAGAG TTTCTTAACAGACGCTACATGACAGAAGTAGATTATTCAAGCAAACAAGGTGAAGAGCAATCTTGGGAAACAGATTATGCTAGAAAACCAAATCTCCCCAAATGTTGGGATATGCTTACTGAACCAGATGGTCAGGAGAAGAAACAGGAATCCTTCAAGTCCTGGGAGTCTTCTGTTAAGCACCAGGAGGTATCAAAGCCTGCAGTTTCCTTAGAACAGAGGAAACAAGAGATTCCAAAACTCAGGTCCACTCTGCAGGAGGAGCAGAAGAAGCAGGACATCTCCAAAACCAAGCCAACTCCTAGCCAGTGGAAACAAGAAACTCCTAAGTCCAAAGTAGGATATATTCAAGAGGAACCGAAGAAGCAGGAGACACCAAAACCTTGGCCAGTTCAGCTGCAGAAAGATCAGGATCCAAAGAAGCAAACTCCAAAGTCTTGGACACCTTCCCTGCAGAGTGAACAGGACATTACCAAGTCATGGACCACTCCCATGTGTGAAGAACAGGATTCAAGACAGTCAGAGACACCAAAATCCTGGGAAAACAATGTTGAGAGTCAAAAACACCCTTTAACACCACAATCACAGATTTCTCCAAAGTCCTGGGGGGTAGCTGCAGCAAGCCTCATACCAAATGACCAGCTCCTGCCCAGGAAGTTCAATACAGAACCCAAAGAT GTGCCTAAGCCTATGCATCAGCCTGTAGGTTCTTCCTCTACCCTTCCAAAGGATCCAGTattgaggaaagaaaaactgcAGGATCTGATGACCCAGATTCAAGGAACTTGTAACTTTATGCAA GAATCTATTCTGGATTTTGACAAACCTTCAAGTGCAATTCCATCATCACAGCCGCCTTCAGCTACTCCAGGTAGCCCAGTAG CATCTACAGAACAAAATCTATCCAATCAAAGTGATTTTCTTCAAGAGCCGTTACAG GCTGCTGCTTCTCCAGTAACTTGTAGCTCAAATGCTTGCTTGGTTACTACCGATCAGGCTTCTTCAGGATCTGAAACAGAGTTTATGACCTCAGAGACTCCTGAG GCAGCAGTTCCCTCAAGCAAGCAGCCGTCTTCACTAGCTTCTCCAAATCCGCCCATGTCAAAGGGCTCTGAACAGGGCTTCCAGTCACCTCCAGCAAGTAGTAGTTCAGTAACCATTAACACAGCACCTTTTCAAGCCATGCAGACA GTATTTAATGTTAATGCACCTTTGCCTCCACggaaagaacaagaaataaaagaatcccCTTATTCATCTGGCTACAATCAAAGTTTTACTACAGCGAGTACACAAACACCACCCCAGTGCCAACTGCCAGCTATACACGTAgaacaaactgtcctttctcaAGAGACTG CAGCAAGTTATCCTGATGGAACTATTCAAGTAAGCAATGGTAGCCTTGCCTTTTACCCAGCACAGACGAATGTATTTCCCAGACCCTCTCAACCATTTGTCAATAGCCGGGGATCTGTTAGAGGATGTACTCGTGGTGGGAGATTACTAACCAATTCGTATCGGTCCCCTGGTGGTTATAAAG GTTTTGATACTTATAGAGGACCTCCTTCAATTTCCAATGGAAATTATAGCCAGCTACAGTTCCAAGCTAGAGAGTATCCCGGAACACCTTATTCCCAAAGG GATAACTTCCAGCAGTGTTACAAGCGAGGAGGGACATCTGGTGGTCCTCGGGCAAATTCTAGAG CAGGGTGGAGTGATTCTTCTCAGGTGAGCAGCCCAGAAAGAGACAACGAAACGTTTAACAGTGGTGACTCTGGACAAGGAGACTCGCGTAGCATGACCCCTGTGGATGTGCCAGTGACAAACCCAGCAGCCACCATACTGCCAGTACACGTGTATCCCCTGCCTCAGCAGATGCGAGTTGCCTTCTCAGCAGCCAGAACCTCTAATCTTGCCCCTGGAACTTTAGACCAACCTATTGTGTTTGATCTTCTTCTGAACAACTTGGGAGAAACTTTTGATCTTCAGCTTGGTAGATTTAATTGCCCGGTGAATGgcacatatgttttcatttttcacatgctAAAGCTGGCAGTGAATGTGCCACTGTATGTCAACCTCATGAAGAATGAAGAGGTCTTGGTATCTGCCTATGCCAATGATGGTGCTCCAGACCATGAAACTGCTAGCAATCATGCAATTCTTCAGCTCTTCCAGGGAGACCAGATATGGTTACGTTTGCACAGGGGAGCAATTTATGGAAGTAGTTGGAAATATTCTACATTTTCAGGCTATCTTCTTTACCAAGATTGA